In Luteitalea sp. TBR-22, one genomic interval encodes:
- a CDS encoding GNAT family N-acetyltransferase, translated as MPRLNDADEIRRLLRRDPGWSVYALGDLGPAMFPKTTWFTPDLTLVLRDYGTAILFAMGAGSVREALATLDGPVHLQVRQDALDEIRRWSSVSSAQRMWRMVWSGDPAPARSDAPARLGAHDVEALQRLYADGQASGESPDFFFPSMVTDGVFHGIREGHEIVAVAGTHLVSWEEGVASIGNVYTRRDRRGRGLGRLVVAGVLGDLVGIETIGLNVRADNVAAIHLYESLGFARHCEFFEGLAEGPRREGVPRQVSNNLRASPSGSSTIRQGSSNTIV; from the coding sequence ATGCCTCGCCTGAACGACGCGGACGAGATTCGCCGCCTGCTGCGACGCGATCCCGGCTGGTCGGTCTACGCACTCGGCGACCTCGGGCCGGCGATGTTTCCCAAGACCACCTGGTTCACGCCGGATCTGACGCTCGTGCTGCGCGACTACGGGACGGCGATCCTGTTCGCGATGGGGGCGGGCAGCGTGCGCGAAGCGCTCGCCACCCTGGACGGCCCGGTGCACCTGCAGGTGCGGCAGGACGCGCTCGACGAGATTCGACGATGGTCTTCCGTCTCGTCGGCTCAGCGGATGTGGCGCATGGTGTGGTCTGGAGATCCGGCGCCCGCGCGCAGCGACGCCCCCGCGCGGTTGGGCGCGCACGACGTCGAGGCGCTGCAGCGCCTCTATGCCGACGGGCAGGCATCAGGGGAGTCGCCGGACTTCTTCTTCCCGTCGATGGTGACCGACGGGGTCTTCCACGGCATCCGCGAGGGCCACGAGATCGTGGCCGTGGCCGGGACGCACCTGGTGTCGTGGGAGGAGGGCGTGGCGAGTATCGGCAACGTCTACACGCGACGCGACCGACGTGGACGGGGCCTCGGACGCCTCGTGGTCGCGGGCGTGCTCGGCGACCTCGTCGGGATCGAGACCATCGGCCTCAACGTCCGCGCCGACAACGTCGCCGCGATTCACCTCTACGAGTCACTCGGCTTCGCGCGACATTGCGAGTTCTTCGAGGGGCTGGCCGAGGGGCCGCGCCGCGAGGGCGTGCCGCGTCAGGTCAGCAACAACTTGCGCGCCTCGCCGTCGGGGTCGTCGACCATCCGGCAGGGGTCGTCGAACACCATCGTCTGA
- a CDS encoding carboxylesterase/lipase family protein, which translates to MSDTTGRDRSTLNRRQMLRLSTAAGMGAAVPHSSADAAQTATARRRAAAATGVCSTPRSAVASTQYGKVRGYVEDGVLTFKGVPYGATTAGENRWLPARPPTPWEGELPTLIYGANCPQRLHDWVQEQSFLYQWTDGWQSEDMLKLNVWTSGLTGSRPVMVYFHGGGFAFGSAYELASQDGAQQARHHDVVSVTVNHRLNILGFLDLSEFGGPAYAESANVGMTDLVAALRWVRDNIASFGGDPNRVMIYGQSGGGSKVTTLLGMPSAQGLIHRASVQSGGGGNPPSAEQSRELTRRLVAELGVKDMAALQKMDWARLNAAGNAVVAAMNPPPGAAAGPIPPAGSAPRVGFGPTVDGRVVTMRSFFEGAPAISRDIPLLIGSVTEEGNRMSSRPTEAEWMATLARSYGEGKATAIAAALKRAYPNKSIRTLSYMCSGGGLNGLAIRNNVVRMATMKHAQGGAPVYAWYFGWQSPMLEDAGAWHTAELAFCFDNTARCAQGTGNGPEAQALARRMATAWANFARTGNPSQPGLPWQAFTPERGQTMVFDDPCRMVDDPDGEARKLLLT; encoded by the coding sequence GTGTCCGACACGACCGGCAGGGACCGCTCGACGCTGAACCGCCGCCAGATGCTGCGGCTCTCGACCGCCGCAGGCATGGGTGCCGCGGTGCCGCACTCGTCTGCCGACGCCGCGCAGACGGCCACCGCCCGCCGGCGCGCCGCCGCAGCGACGGGCGTGTGCAGCACACCGCGCAGTGCCGTGGCGTCCACGCAGTACGGCAAGGTGCGGGGCTACGTCGAGGATGGCGTCCTCACGTTCAAGGGCGTGCCCTACGGGGCCACCACGGCCGGCGAGAATCGCTGGTTGCCCGCCAGGCCGCCGACGCCGTGGGAGGGCGAGCTCCCGACGCTGATCTACGGCGCCAACTGCCCGCAGCGCCTGCACGACTGGGTGCAGGAGCAGTCGTTCCTCTACCAGTGGACCGACGGCTGGCAGAGCGAGGACATGCTGAAGCTGAACGTCTGGACCTCGGGCCTCACGGGCTCGCGGCCGGTGATGGTGTACTTCCACGGCGGCGGCTTCGCGTTCGGATCGGCCTACGAGTTGGCCTCGCAGGACGGCGCGCAGCAGGCGCGGCACCACGATGTGGTGTCGGTCACCGTCAACCATCGCCTGAACATCCTCGGCTTCCTCGACCTGTCCGAGTTCGGCGGGCCGGCCTACGCCGAGTCGGCCAACGTCGGCATGACCGACCTGGTCGCGGCGTTGCGCTGGGTGCGCGACAACATCGCCAGCTTCGGCGGCGATCCGAACCGCGTGATGATCTACGGGCAGTCGGGCGGCGGCTCGAAGGTGACGACGCTGCTCGGGATGCCGTCGGCGCAAGGCCTGATCCACCGCGCGTCCGTGCAGTCGGGTGGCGGCGGCAACCCGCCGTCGGCCGAGCAGTCGCGCGAGCTCACGCGGCGGCTGGTCGCCGAGCTCGGCGTCAAGGACATGGCTGCGCTGCAGAAGATGGACTGGGCGCGCCTGAACGCGGCGGGCAACGCGGTGGTCGCGGCGATGAACCCGCCGCCCGGCGCAGCCGCGGGCCCGATCCCTCCCGCCGGTTCGGCGCCGCGCGTCGGCTTCGGCCCCACCGTCGACGGCCGCGTCGTCACGATGCGATCATTCTTCGAGGGAGCGCCAGCCATCTCGCGCGACATCCCGTTGCTGATCGGCTCGGTCACCGAGGAAGGCAACCGCATGTCGTCGCGGCCGACCGAGGCCGAGTGGATGGCCACGCTCGCCCGCAGCTATGGCGAGGGGAAGGCCACGGCAATTGCGGCGGCCCTCAAGCGGGCCTATCCGAACAAGAGCATCCGCACGTTGTCGTACATGTGCAGCGGCGGCGGGCTCAATGGCCTCGCGATCCGCAACAACGTCGTGCGCATGGCGACGATGAAGCACGCGCAGGGCGGTGCACCGGTGTACGCGTGGTACTTCGGCTGGCAGTCGCCGATGCTCGAGGACGCCGGCGCCTGGCACACGGCCGAACTCGCCTTCTGCTTCGACAACACGGCGCGCTGCGCGCAGGGCACTGGCAACGGCCCGGAGGCACAGGCGCTGGCCCGCAGGATGGCGACCGCATGGGCCAACTTCGCGCGGACCGGCAACCCGAGCCAGCCCGGGCTGCCGTGGCAGGCCTTCACACCCGAGCGCGGTCAGACGATGGTGTTCGACGACCCCTGCCGGATGGTCGACGACCCCGACGGCGAGGCGCGCAAGTTGTTGCTGACCTGA
- a CDS encoding vanadium-dependent haloperoxidase, with the protein MSQSRDSLPVAHAAVFFRSMAVAGLLVLTSAVTAARAEDARTAGHLGASSWRAVLTWNRVATDALSPSQGTDPMTQSRTLAIVQAAVHDAINAVDRRFRSYTPGIADAPGASLDAAVATAAHDALAALLPEPSALVEAAYANALAAVPEGPARAAGIVVGQSAAAANLARRADDGAAQAGEPRYVPRAGVGEYQFTPPFDFAAAPGWGKVTPFVIDLADHVLDGPQRVTSGAYAQDFALVKAIGEKDSRVRTPEQSEIAVFWYEDSPLGWNRIARTIVEQRGLDEWEAARVLALVNFAMADGFIAGFEAKYRFRFWRPETAIRAAASDGNRLTAADPAWQPFQVTPPVPDYPSTHTVLGWAAAEVLIELLGDRHTFRADSLTLPGVVREYRSLSDAAQENGLSRLYAGIHFRQAIRDGRQQGRSIGRAVADALAPMR; encoded by the coding sequence ATGTCCCAATCCCGTGACTCCTTGCCGGTGGCCCATGCCGCCGTGTTCTTCCGCTCGATGGCCGTCGCCGGCCTGCTGGTCTTGACGAGCGCGGTCACCGCCGCGCGCGCCGAGGACGCACGCACGGCAGGGCACCTCGGGGCGTCGTCGTGGCGTGCCGTGCTGACCTGGAATCGCGTCGCCACCGACGCGCTGAGCCCATCGCAGGGCACCGACCCGATGACGCAGTCGCGCACCCTGGCGATCGTGCAGGCCGCGGTCCACGACGCGATCAACGCGGTGGACCGCCGGTTCCGGTCGTACACACCCGGCATCGCCGACGCGCCGGGCGCCTCACTGGACGCCGCAGTTGCGACGGCCGCCCACGACGCACTCGCGGCGCTGTTGCCGGAGCCGTCGGCGCTCGTCGAGGCGGCGTACGCCAACGCGCTGGCCGCCGTGCCCGAGGGCCCGGCCAGGGCCGCGGGGATCGTCGTCGGCCAGTCGGCGGCAGCCGCGAACCTGGCGCGGCGGGCCGACGATGGCGCGGCGCAGGCGGGTGAGCCGAGGTACGTCCCGCGCGCCGGCGTCGGCGAGTACCAGTTCACGCCGCCCTTCGACTTCGCCGCGGCGCCGGGCTGGGGGAAGGTGACACCGTTCGTGATCGACCTGGCCGATCACGTTCTCGACGGCCCGCAGCGGGTCACCAGCGGCGCGTATGCGCAGGACTTCGCGCTGGTGAAGGCGATTGGCGAGAAGGACAGCCGGGTCCGCACGCCGGAACAGTCGGAAATCGCGGTCTTCTGGTACGAGGACTCGCCGCTCGGATGGAACCGGATTGCGCGGACGATCGTCGAGCAACGCGGCCTCGACGAGTGGGAGGCGGCGCGGGTGCTCGCCCTGGTCAACTTCGCGATGGCCGACGGCTTCATCGCCGGCTTCGAGGCCAAGTACCGCTTCCGGTTCTGGCGGCCGGAAACGGCCATCCGCGCGGCGGCCAGCGACGGCAACCGGCTGACCGCGGCCGACCCGGCGTGGCAGCCCTTCCAGGTGACGCCGCCGGTGCCCGACTACCCCTCCACGCACACGGTGCTCGGATGGGCCGCCGCCGAGGTCCTGATCGAACTGCTCGGCGATCGGCACACGTTCCGCGCCGACAGTCTCACCCTGCCGGGTGTGGTGCGCGAGTACCGGAGCCTCTCGGATGCGGCGCAGGAGAACGGCCTGTCGCGCCTCTATGCCGGCATCCACTTCCGGCAGGCGATCCGCGATGGGCGACAGCAGGGGCGCAGCATCGGCCGAGCCGTGGCCGACGCACTGGCCCCGATGCGGTGA
- a CDS encoding class I SAM-dependent methyltransferase — translation MTTTIDQQHLDTLLGRIVIDFGAVSTAPLVLIGDRLGLYRALAALGPLTSAELAQQTQTHERYVREWLNAQAASGYVTYEADSGRYLLTPEQALAFAHEGSPAFMVGAFQLALAAGRRLDTLTTAFRTGDGIGWHEHDHELFHGIERFFRPNYDAHLVREWLPTLDGVEDRLRAGGRVADVGCGHGASTILLAQAFPASTFVGFDTHVDSVAAATARAADAGVSERCRFEVAPADGFPGTGYDLVTVFDALHDMGDPVGASRHVRRALAPAGSWMIVEPYAGDRVEENLNPIGRAYYAGSTLICTPCALAQAGRVALGAQAGEARIRAVVTSAGFTRFRRATQTPFTLVYEARP, via the coding sequence ATGACCACCACCATCGATCAACAGCACCTCGACACACTCCTCGGACGCATCGTCATCGACTTCGGCGCGGTGTCGACCGCACCACTCGTCCTGATCGGCGATCGGCTCGGCCTCTACCGGGCGCTGGCCGCACTCGGTCCGCTGACGTCAGCGGAACTGGCGCAGCAGACCCAGACCCACGAGCGCTACGTGCGCGAGTGGCTCAACGCGCAGGCCGCGTCCGGCTACGTCACCTACGAGGCGGACAGCGGCCGGTACCTGCTCACCCCGGAACAGGCGCTGGCGTTCGCCCACGAGGGGAGCCCGGCGTTCATGGTCGGCGCCTTCCAGTTGGCCCTGGCCGCGGGCCGCCGCCTCGACACGCTGACGACGGCATTCCGGACCGGCGACGGCATCGGGTGGCACGAGCACGATCACGAGCTGTTCCACGGCATCGAGCGGTTCTTCAGGCCCAACTACGACGCGCACCTGGTGCGTGAGTGGCTGCCGACCCTCGACGGCGTCGAGGATCGACTACGTGCCGGCGGGCGCGTCGCCGACGTCGGATGTGGCCACGGCGCGTCGACCATCCTGCTGGCACAGGCGTTCCCGGCGTCGACGTTCGTCGGCTTCGACACACACGTGGACTCGGTGGCCGCTGCGACGGCCCGGGCGGCAGACGCAGGCGTGAGCGAACGCTGCCGGTTCGAGGTCGCGCCGGCCGACGGCTTCCCGGGCACGGGCTACGACCTGGTGACCGTGTTCGATGCCCTGCACGACATGGGCGACCCGGTCGGCGCCTCGCGCCACGTTCGCCGCGCCCTGGCGCCGGCCGGCAGCTGGATGATCGTCGAACCGTACGCCGGAGACCGCGTCGAGGAGAACCTCAACCCGATCGGCCGCGCGTACTACGCCGGGTCGACGCTGATCTGCACGCCCTGCGCGTTGGCGCAGGCAGGCCGCGTCGCCCTGGGCGCGCAGGCCGGCGAGGCACGCATCCGCGCCGTGGTCACGTCGGCAGGTTTCACGCGCTTCAGGCGCGCCACGCAGACCCCTTTCACGCTCGTGTACGAGGCGCGGCCCTGA
- a CDS encoding AraC family transcriptional regulator, whose product MDALSELLRVVKLTGAMFFHARCGVPWGVSSPPSEVFGRHVGSPSSHIIEFHLLSEGRGYVRVGEESMPLSAGDVILMPHGDPHYLGSGPGYEHEVDEEDMRALLTGQLTESRLGGDGEGARLICGYLASEKGLIQPLLDGLPRVVRVNIRADAQGAMLESMIRHAVDQASGAAPGSRAIVAHLAEVLFAEVLRRYLLHLSPSRTGWLAGAADPVVGRALVVLHQRPGEPWTIDRLAREVGLSSSALTERFSRCLGQGPMGYLANWRLELAAESLRTTNRSVLQIAGEVGYESEAAFNRAFKRRFEAPPARYRREWRAGDARRLRT is encoded by the coding sequence GTGGATGCCCTGTCCGAACTGCTCCGTGTCGTCAAGCTCACCGGCGCGATGTTCTTCCACGCGCGGTGCGGCGTGCCCTGGGGCGTCTCCTCGCCGCCGTCGGAGGTGTTCGGCCGCCACGTCGGCTCGCCGAGCAGCCACATCATCGAGTTCCACCTGCTGAGCGAGGGGCGCGGCTACGTCCGGGTGGGCGAGGAGTCGATGCCGCTGTCGGCGGGCGATGTCATCCTCATGCCGCACGGCGACCCCCACTACCTGGGAAGCGGTCCCGGCTACGAGCATGAAGTGGATGAGGAGGACATGCGGGCGCTGCTCACCGGCCAGCTCACCGAGTCGCGCCTCGGCGGGGACGGCGAGGGCGCGCGGCTCATCTGCGGCTACCTCGCGAGCGAGAAGGGCCTGATCCAGCCCCTGCTCGACGGCTTGCCGCGCGTCGTGCGGGTGAACATCCGCGCCGATGCCCAGGGTGCGATGCTGGAGTCGATGATCCGCCACGCCGTGGATCAGGCGTCGGGCGCCGCGCCGGGCAGCCGGGCCATCGTCGCGCACCTGGCGGAGGTGCTGTTCGCGGAGGTACTGAGGCGGTACCTGCTGCACCTGTCGCCCAGTCGCACGGGATGGCTGGCCGGCGCCGCCGACCCGGTGGTCGGTCGTGCCCTCGTTGTCCTGCACCAGCGCCCGGGTGAGCCGTGGACGATCGACAGGCTTGCGCGCGAGGTGGGCCTCTCCAGTTCCGCCCTCACCGAACGCTTCTCGCGGTGCCTGGGCCAGGGCCCGATGGGGTATCTCGCCAACTGGCGGCTCGAACTGGCCGCCGAGTCGTTACGCACGACCAACCGCAGCGTGCTGCAGATCGCGGGTGAGGTCGGCTACGAGTCGGAAGCGGCGTTCAATCGCGCGTTCAAGCGACGCTTCGAGGCACCGCCCGCCCGGTATCGGCGAGAGTGGCGAGCTGGCGACGCGCGGCGCCTCCGGACCTGA
- a CDS encoding serine hydrolase, with protein MQAHRRTVLAGFATIPLMAWPGQQETSEAAVDRLIGSRMAAKGIPGGGAAIVREGRPLLQRGYGAASLELDVPATADTLFPMASASKVVASLVAGRLVDAGRLDLDAPARQYLPELPDSLAAVRVHHLLSHTSGLAGPGANPRFVAERADRERRDAWVGPLKLDVFTDEEVLAYGAAAGLAEPPGTQWRYSQFPYFLVGLIVGRLCGATFAEAVAREVFAPLGITRAVYGDHRTVVPGRPSTNYTRQFGPLQHFALRYTPGYWPAAGLNMSAADALRLLAAFEPGRLLRADTLTRLWQPARLADGTEARYALGFSVTTSNGRRWVGHEGGGCCYVGWWPEQRLGIVVLFNLSGAREDGIEAAIADLVLSQA; from the coding sequence ATGCAGGCCCATCGACGCACCGTGCTTGCCGGGTTCGCGACGATCCCGCTGATGGCGTGGCCTGGCCAGCAGGAGACATCGGAGGCGGCGGTCGATCGCCTCATCGGCAGCCGCATGGCGGCGAAGGGGATTCCCGGCGGTGGCGCGGCGATCGTGCGCGAGGGGCGGCCGCTGCTGCAGCGCGGGTACGGTGCCGCGAGCCTCGAACTCGACGTGCCGGCGACTGCCGACACGCTGTTCCCGATGGCGTCGGCCTCGAAGGTCGTGGCGAGCCTGGTGGCCGGCCGGCTCGTCGACGCCGGGCGACTGGACCTCGATGCGCCGGCGCGGCAGTACCTGCCCGAACTGCCCGACTCGCTGGCGGCCGTGAGGGTGCACCACCTGCTCTCGCACACCTCGGGGCTCGCAGGGCCGGGCGCCAATCCCCGCTTCGTGGCCGAGCGTGCCGATCGCGAGCGACGCGATGCGTGGGTCGGGCCGCTGAAGCTCGACGTCTTCACCGACGAGGAAGTGCTTGCCTACGGAGCCGCCGCCGGCCTCGCCGAACCGCCCGGCACGCAGTGGCGCTACAGCCAGTTCCCGTACTTCCTGGTCGGGCTGATCGTCGGACGCCTCTGCGGGGCGACGTTCGCCGAGGCCGTCGCCCGCGAGGTGTTCGCGCCACTCGGCATCACGCGTGCGGTGTACGGGGACCATCGCACCGTGGTGCCCGGGCGCCCGTCCACCAACTACACGCGCCAGTTCGGCCCGCTGCAGCACTTCGCCCTGCGCTACACCCCCGGCTACTGGCCGGCCGCCGGCCTCAACATGAGCGCGGCCGACGCGCTCCGCCTGCTCGCCGCCTTCGAGCCCGGGCGCCTGTTGCGGGCCGACACGCTGACGCGCCTGTGGCAACCGGCGCGGCTCGCCGATGGCACCGAGGCGCGGTACGCCCTCGGCTTCTCGGTGACGACAAGCAACGGCCGTCGCTGGGTCGGCCACGAGGGTGGCGGGTGCTGCTACGTGGGCTGGTGGCCCGAGCAGCGCCTCGGCATCGTCGTCCTCTTCAACCTGTCGGGTGCGCGGGAGGACGGCATCGAGGCCGCGATTGCCGATCTGGTCCTTTCGCAGGCCTGA
- a CDS encoding ECF-type sigma factor: protein MSGRAPDATPGLDRYWTQVYDRLRDRARRLLARERPGATLQPTALVHDAWLRALRPHRGGWQGPTHVLAVGVQAMRRLLIDRGRHHHRQKRGGDAVAVSLTAVDLAAPAGLPAADRLALARALETLQSLDPRQAEVVRLRAAGFTVPEVARALGVSTRTVEDDWRHGCAWLRRELVSLG, encoded by the coding sequence ATGTCCGGCCGCGCCCCAGACGCCACGCCCGGTCTCGATCGCTACTGGACGCAGGTCTACGACCGCCTGCGCGACCGGGCCCGTCGACTCCTCGCGCGCGAGCGACCAGGAGCGACGCTGCAGCCCACCGCCCTCGTGCACGACGCGTGGCTGCGCGCCCTGCGTCCGCACCGCGGTGGCTGGCAGGGGCCGACCCACGTCCTCGCGGTCGGCGTCCAGGCGATGCGCCGCCTGTTGATCGACCGCGGCCGTCATCACCATCGGCAGAAGCGCGGCGGCGACGCGGTGGCGGTTTCGCTGACGGCGGTGGATCTCGCCGCGCCCGCCGGGCTGCCTGCCGCCGACCGGCTGGCGCTGGCGAGGGCTCTCGAGACGCTCCAGTCGCTCGATCCGCGGCAGGCCGAGGTCGTCCGGTTGCGCGCCGCCGGGTTCACCGTCCCGGAGGTGGCGCGGGCGCTCGGCGTCTCGACCCGCACCGTCGAGGACGACTGGCGACACGGGTGCGCCTGGCTGCGACGGGAACTCGTGTCGCTTGGGTGA
- a CDS encoding serine/threonine-protein kinase, whose protein sequence is MRGADLHARAKAIFLEAQQREPLERHAFVRDACAADDRLRDEVESLLQYAAEPTDIGGASAPTSAAPLRAGELFAGRFRIIELLGRGGMGEVYRVTDELMRVDVALKRLRPDVHGEHGGLLGEVRLARQVTHPAVCRVHDIGRADGQFYLTMEYVDGEDLATLLHRIGRLPIAKAIDIARQACAGLAAAHAAGIVHRDLKPANLMLDRQGNVRITDFGIAVEAAEDDGLLAGTPAYMAPEQLAGRPATPRSDLFALAVVLYEAIAGVHPFGLASRTGPPPPMRAHVPHVAPALDRALLAALAEDPEARPASALAFAASLPGVDALQVALAAGQVPSVHLVASAGTEGRMGSRASVGLVAIGVAGIVTILATSQARVVDRVQMPEQPAVLAASARQLLREVAGNALPPHGAHRVMADEQYISSVPARALPHADGTRLASVVYRESRAPLAPSYELDAVEPFALTPTNPPLREPGDAAVVMDGLGRLVSLQVAPRRAGVAPVDWTPVLRAAGIDLASVRGDAPVRTSAATWSARLVTGGAPVRVDARATGGQVASFVVTRQGFVPGAVAGGSIAADVLAMIFCLVVLPLVCLRAWTNLQSGRSDWRSAGRITVVLFVCTLTAVLLGATYMAPRLELQRMALMASWQLLLSLLTAAFYAAFEPFVRRRWPWSLIAWSRLLAGRVRDPLVGRDALIGLVAALASTAVYQVLIAADVGLTGARPAAFAYAVLAGPRHMLAALIAAVPQALTAGMLLVLSFSAVVGALRRPGLASLVLVATFVGVNALLADTSIPEFIAQAIAFALLVWLFVRFGLVTVVTYMFGYVCTNAYPLSLATSWRGELAMVTIAALAFLLIVTAASATRHQVGAAALRPTA, encoded by the coding sequence GTGCGTGGTGCAGATCTGCACGCGCGGGCCAAGGCCATCTTCCTGGAGGCGCAGCAGCGCGAGCCGCTGGAGCGGCACGCGTTCGTCAGGGACGCGTGCGCAGCCGATGACCGGTTGCGAGACGAGGTCGAGTCCCTGCTCCAGTACGCGGCCGAGCCGACCGACATCGGCGGCGCATCGGCGCCAACCTCGGCTGCTCCCCTCCGTGCCGGCGAACTGTTCGCCGGTCGCTTTCGCATCATCGAGCTGCTCGGCCGCGGCGGCATGGGCGAGGTCTATCGCGTCACGGACGAGCTGATGCGGGTGGACGTGGCTCTCAAGCGCCTCCGCCCCGACGTCCACGGCGAACACGGGGGGCTGCTCGGGGAGGTGCGCCTCGCCCGGCAGGTCACGCATCCCGCGGTGTGCCGCGTCCACGACATCGGGCGGGCTGACGGTCAGTTCTACCTGACGATGGAGTACGTGGACGGCGAGGACCTCGCCACGCTGCTCCACCGGATCGGCCGCCTCCCGATCGCCAAGGCGATCGACATCGCGCGCCAGGCCTGCGCCGGCCTCGCCGCCGCGCACGCCGCCGGCATCGTCCATCGTGACCTCAAGCCGGCCAACCTGATGCTCGACCGGCAGGGCAACGTGCGGATCACCGACTTCGGGATCGCCGTCGAGGCCGCCGAGGACGATGGGCTGCTCGCCGGGACGCCGGCCTACATGGCGCCGGAGCAGCTGGCGGGGCGGCCGGCCACGCCTCGCAGCGACCTGTTCGCGCTCGCCGTGGTCCTGTACGAAGCGATCGCCGGCGTGCACCCGTTCGGCCTGGCGTCGCGGACGGGGCCGCCACCGCCGATGCGGGCGCACGTGCCGCACGTCGCCCCGGCCCTCGACCGGGCGCTGCTCGCCGCGCTGGCCGAGGATCCGGAGGCGCGCCCGGCGTCGGCGCTGGCGTTCGCGGCAAGCCTGCCCGGCGTGGATGCGCTGCAGGTTGCGCTGGCGGCCGGACAGGTCCCGTCGGTACACCTGGTGGCGTCGGCGGGCACCGAGGGCCGGATGGGGTCGCGCGCGAGCGTCGGGCTCGTCGCCATCGGGGTCGCCGGGATCGTGACGATCCTCGCGACGTCGCAGGCCCGCGTCGTGGACCGTGTGCAGATGCCCGAGCAGCCGGCGGTGCTGGCCGCGAGCGCGCGCCAGTTGCTGCGCGAGGTCGCCGGCAACGCCCTCCCGCCGCACGGGGCTCATCGCGTGATGGCCGACGAGCAGTACATCTCCAGCGTGCCGGCACGCGCCCTGCCCCACGCGGACGGCACGCGCCTGGCGTCAGTGGTGTACCGCGAAAGTCGCGCGCCCCTGGCCCCGTCGTACGAACTCGATGCCGTGGAGCCGTTCGCCCTCACCCCGACCAACCCGCCGTTGCGAGAGCCGGGCGACGCGGCCGTCGTGATGGACGGCCTCGGTCGGCTCGTCTCCCTGCAGGTCGCGCCGCGTCGGGCCGGCGTCGCGCCGGTGGACTGGACACCCGTCCTGCGCGCGGCGGGCATCGACCTGGCATCGGTGCGCGGCGACGCGCCCGTGCGCACCTCGGCGGCGACGTGGTCGGCCCGGCTGGTGACCGGCGGCGCTCCCGTGCGCGTGGACGCGCGCGCGACCGGCGGGCAGGTGGCCTCGTTCGTGGTCACCCGCCAGGGCTTCGTGCCCGGCGCCGTTGCCGGCGGGTCGATCGCCGCGGACGTGCTCGCGATGATCTTCTGCCTCGTGGTCCTGCCCCTCGTGTGCCTGCGAGCCTGGACCAACCTGCAGTCGGGTCGATCCGACTGGCGCAGTGCGGGGCGCATCACGGTCGTCCTGTTCGTGTGCACGCTGACCGCCGTGCTGCTCGGGGCCACGTACATGGCGCCGCGACTCGAGCTGCAGCGCATGGCGCTGATGGCCAGCTGGCAGCTGCTCCTCTCGCTGCTGACCGCGGCGTTCTACGCGGCCTTCGAGCCGTTCGTGCGGCGTCGCTGGCCATGGAGCCTGATCGCGTGGTCGCGGCTGCTCGCCGGGCGCGTTCGTGATCCCCTCGTCGGCCGCGACGCGCTGATCGGCCTGGTCGCGGCACTCGCGAGCACCGCCGTCTACCAGGTCCTGATCGCCGCCGACGTCGGGCTCACCGGCGCCCGGCCGGCGGCCTTCGCCTACGCGGTGCTGGCGGGACCGCGTCACATGCTCGCCGCGCTGATCGCGGCCGTGCCGCAGGCGCTGACCGCCGGGATGTTGCTGGTGCTCTCGTTCAGCGCGGTGGTCGGCGCCCTCAGGCGTCCCGGGCTCGCGTCGCTGGTGCTCGTGGCGACGTTCGTGGGCGTCAACGCGCTGCTCGCCGACACGTCGATCCCCGAATTCATCGCGCAGGCCATCGCGTTCGCGCTGCTGGTGTGGCTGTTCGTGCGGTTCGGGCTCGTCACGGTCGTGACCTACATGTTCGGGTACGTGTGCACCAACGCGTACCCGTTGTCGCTGGCCACCTCGTGGCGCGGCGAGCTCGCGATGGTGACGATCGCGGCCCTCGCCTTCCTGCTGATCGTCACCGCCGCCAGCGCCACGAGGCACCAGGTTGGCGCCGCCGCCCTCCGGCCTACGGCCTGA
- a CDS encoding dihydrofolate reductase family protein, which produces MSKLRVNAFTVSIDGYGAGPDQSLDHPLGRGGGLLHQWFVPTATFRRHVLQTEGGTTGRDDDFARHSFENVGAWIMGRNMFTPSRGAWLDDGWKGWWGDEPPYHVPVFVLTHHARPSIEMAGGTTFHFVTEGIEAALVRARESAQGKDVRIGGGADTIRQYLQARLIDELHLAVSPVVLGQGASLFAGLDLQALGYAVTSHESTPAAMHLVVTRSDRPVQA; this is translated from the coding sequence ATGTCCAAGCTCCGCGTGAACGCCTTCACCGTGTCGATCGATGGCTACGGCGCCGGCCCCGATCAGTCCCTGGATCACCCGCTCGGCCGCGGCGGAGGGCTGTTGCACCAGTGGTTCGTCCCGACGGCGACCTTCCGGCGGCACGTGCTGCAGACCGAGGGCGGAACCACCGGTCGTGACGACGACTTCGCGAGGCACTCGTTCGAGAACGTCGGGGCGTGGATCATGGGCCGCAACATGTTCACGCCAAGCCGCGGCGCCTGGCTGGACGACGGGTGGAAAGGCTGGTGGGGAGACGAACCGCCCTATCACGTGCCGGTCTTCGTCCTGACGCACCACGCGCGTCCCTCGATCGAGATGGCCGGCGGCACCACCTTCCACTTCGTCACCGAGGGCATCGAGGCGGCACTGGTACGCGCCCGTGAGTCCGCGCAGGGCAAGGACGTGCGCATCGGCGGCGGCGCCGACACGATCCGGCAGTACCTGCAGGCGCGGCTCATCGACGAGTTGCACCTCGCCGTGTCGCCGGTCGTGCTCGGACAGGGCGCATCGCTCTTCGCCGGCCTCGACCTGCAGGCCCTCGGCTACGCGGTGACGTCGCACGAGTCGACGCCGGCAGCCATGCACCTGGTGGTGACGCGGAGCGACCGCCCTGTTCAGGCCTGA